In one window of Cytophagaceae bacterium ABcell3 DNA:
- the dnaE gene encoding DNA polymerase III subunit alpha produces the protein MPEFAHLHVHTQFSLLDGAAAIPKLMKKAQQDNMKAMALTDHGNMFGAFKFVAEANKYNVKPIVGCEFYLVEDRHKKQFSKGNKDVRRHQLFLAKDQSGYQNLAKLCSLGYMEGLYSKYPRIDKELVEKYHEGLIATTCCIGAEVPQTILKKGEQEAEKVFKWWLDLFGDDYYIELQRHDIKEQEIVNEVLLKFAKKYNVKIIASNDSHYVEQEDWNAHDILLCVNTGEMKSTPIMPDEDAPRPEGQKFRFGFPNDQFYFKTQKEMSQLFSDLPQAIDNTGEIVDKVTSPKLKRDILLPNFPLPKEFPTADDFLRHLTFEGAKKKYKEITAEVEERLNHELNIIKTMGFAGYFLITSDFIVAGRDLGVLVGPGRGSAAGSAVAYCIGITNIDPIKYNLLFERFLNPERVSMPDIDTDFDDEGRQRVIDYVVDKYGKNQVAQIVTYGSMAAKMSIKDVSRVLELPLAEANALAKLVPDKPGTSLADAFRDVKELKEIKEGNDLKAEVLKTAAILEGSVRNTGIHAAGVIIAPDDLTQYIPVCVSKDSDLLVTQFDGKVIEDAGMLKMDFLGLKTLTIIKDAIAMIKENHGVDIHPDDIPLDDPKTYELYQRGDTVGTFQFESDGMRKYLKELKPTNIEDLIAMNALYRPGPMDYIPLFINRKHGREEVVYPHPLLEGILSNSYGIMVYQEQIMQTAQIIAGYSLGGADLLRRAMGKKDKEKMAKERIKFVDGAGKINNIPPDQANEIFDVMEKFAEYGFNRSHSAAYSVVAFQTAYLKANYPAEYMASVLTHNKNNIEKVSFFMDECNRQHIPVLGPDVNESSMNFAVNNEGKIRFGMGAIKGTGGAAVDAIIAERQENGPFEDIFDFSSRVPLRSVNKKTFEALAYAGAFDCFTEFHRAQYLTVPEGETANVIEKAVRYGNAVQNEKNNNQASLFGGEGHVDIPKPKITPCEPWGDIEKLKFEKEVVGFYISGHPLDQFKVELENFCSCSLDKVMETQNKELNIAGIVSKVNIRQTKAGKSFALFSIEDYNGSLDMALFGEDYMKFSHFIQPGEFLYMKGRVQQRFHSSDQWEFKPNSIQLLHDVRNRVCKSMQISIPLSEMGQELIASIENMLTENPGSCELKFLFKDEQEQVNVEMVSRKYKVEPNNTLLDQLNQLKGISYKFSS, from the coding sequence ATGCCTGAGTTTGCTCACTTACATGTCCACACACAATTCTCCCTTTTGGATGGTGCCGCGGCCATTCCAAAATTAATGAAGAAAGCACAGCAAGACAATATGAAAGCCATGGCTTTGACAGACCATGGAAACATGTTTGGTGCTTTTAAATTTGTGGCAGAAGCCAATAAATATAATGTAAAGCCAATTGTAGGTTGTGAGTTTTACCTCGTAGAAGACAGACATAAAAAGCAATTCAGCAAAGGCAACAAGGATGTTCGCCGCCACCAACTTTTTTTGGCCAAAGACCAAAGCGGCTATCAAAACCTGGCCAAGCTTTGCTCTCTGGGCTATATGGAAGGCTTATATAGCAAATACCCCAGAATAGACAAAGAGCTGGTAGAAAAATACCACGAAGGGCTTATTGCCACAACCTGTTGCATTGGTGCAGAGGTACCGCAGACTATTTTAAAAAAAGGTGAACAAGAGGCTGAAAAAGTATTCAAGTGGTGGCTTGATTTATTTGGGGACGATTATTATATAGAACTTCAGCGCCATGACATCAAAGAGCAGGAGATTGTTAATGAAGTGTTGCTGAAATTCGCAAAGAAGTATAATGTTAAAATTATTGCTTCTAATGACTCTCATTATGTAGAACAAGAAGACTGGAATGCGCACGACATCCTACTCTGCGTCAATACCGGAGAAATGAAAAGCACCCCCATCATGCCTGACGAAGACGCTCCTAGGCCTGAAGGGCAAAAGTTTAGGTTCGGTTTTCCCAACGACCAGTTTTACTTCAAAACCCAAAAGGAAATGTCGCAATTATTCAGCGACCTTCCGCAGGCAATAGACAACACTGGTGAAATAGTTGATAAAGTCACCTCGCCTAAGCTAAAGCGGGACATCCTCCTCCCGAACTTTCCTCTACCAAAGGAATTCCCAACAGCCGATGATTTTTTACGGCATTTAACATTTGAGGGTGCCAAAAAGAAATATAAAGAGATCACTGCCGAAGTTGAAGAAAGGCTTAACCATGAATTGAACATCATCAAAACCATGGGATTTGCCGGATACTTTCTGATCACTTCAGATTTTATTGTAGCTGGCCGTGACTTAGGAGTACTAGTAGGGCCAGGAAGGGGATCTGCGGCTGGTTCTGCTGTGGCTTATTGCATTGGAATTACCAACATAGACCCTATTAAATACAACCTGCTTTTTGAGAGGTTCCTGAATCCAGAAAGGGTAAGTATGCCCGATATTGATACAGACTTCGACGATGAGGGAAGGCAAAGGGTGATAGACTACGTAGTGGACAAGTATGGCAAAAATCAAGTTGCCCAAATAGTAACCTATGGTAGCATGGCTGCCAAAATGTCTATCAAAGACGTTTCCAGGGTACTTGAGCTACCGTTAGCAGAAGCCAATGCCTTGGCAAAGCTGGTTCCTGACAAACCCGGCACCTCACTGGCGGATGCATTTAGGGATGTCAAAGAGCTGAAAGAGATTAAAGAAGGGAATGACCTCAAAGCAGAGGTACTTAAAACGGCAGCCATTTTAGAAGGGTCTGTAAGGAACACGGGCATACATGCTGCGGGTGTCATTATTGCACCGGATGACCTTACCCAATATATTCCCGTATGCGTATCTAAAGACTCAGACCTGCTTGTCACCCAGTTTGACGGAAAGGTAATTGAAGATGCGGGCATGTTGAAAATGGACTTTTTGGGACTAAAAACCCTTACCATTATTAAAGACGCCATAGCCATGATCAAAGAAAATCATGGTGTGGATATTCACCCAGACGACATTCCGCTAGATGACCCAAAAACTTATGAGCTTTATCAGCGTGGGGACACGGTAGGGACATTCCAGTTTGAGTCGGATGGTATGCGTAAGTACCTCAAGGAGCTCAAACCTACGAATATTGAAGACCTTATAGCCATGAACGCCCTGTACCGACCAGGCCCGATGGACTACATACCACTGTTCATCAACAGGAAACATGGTCGAGAGGAAGTAGTATATCCTCATCCACTGCTGGAGGGAATTCTCAGCAACTCCTACGGTATCATGGTGTATCAGGAACAGATCATGCAAACGGCTCAGATCATAGCAGGGTACTCACTGGGAGGCGCAGACCTTTTGAGGCGTGCCATGGGTAAAAAGGACAAAGAAAAAATGGCCAAGGAGCGGATCAAGTTTGTTGATGGTGCAGGCAAAATCAACAATATCCCCCCAGACCAGGCCAACGAAATTTTCGACGTCATGGAAAAGTTTGCCGAATATGGTTTCAACAGATCCCACTCTGCAGCCTATTCTGTAGTAGCTTTCCAGACTGCCTATCTCAAAGCCAACTATCCGGCTGAATATATGGCTTCAGTATTGACCCACAATAAAAACAATATTGAAAAAGTTTCCTTCTTCATGGACGAGTGCAACCGCCAGCACATTCCTGTACTAGGACCAGATGTTAATGAAAGTAGCATGAACTTTGCAGTTAACAATGAAGGGAAAATCAGGTTTGGAATGGGAGCCATCAAAGGCACAGGGGGTGCAGCGGTAGATGCCATCATAGCAGAAAGACAGGAAAACGGTCCTTTTGAAGACATATTCGATTTCTCTTCACGAGTCCCCCTCCGCTCAGTCAACAAAAAAACCTTTGAGGCCCTTGCATATGCTGGTGCATTTGACTGCTTTACCGAGTTCCACCGTGCACAGTATCTAACTGTACCTGAAGGTGAAACTGCCAATGTAATTGAAAAAGCAGTAAGGTATGGAAACGCTGTCCAAAATGAAAAGAACAACAACCAGGCATCCTTGTTTGGCGGAGAAGGACATGTAGACATACCTAAACCTAAAATCACGCCATGTGAACCTTGGGGAGATATCGAAAAATTAAAGTTTGAGAAAGAGGTAGTTGGTTTTTACATTTCAGGACACCCCCTAGATCAATTCAAGGTAGAGCTGGAAAACTTCTGTTCCTGCTCGCTTGACAAGGTAATGGAAACCCAAAACAAAGAGCTCAATATTGCCGGCATAGTAAGTAAGGTAAATATCCGACAAACCAAAGCAGGAAAATCATTTGCTTTGTTCAGTATAGAAGACTATAACGGCAGTTTGGACATGGCTCTTTTTGGTGAAGACTATATGAAATTTTCACACTTCATACAACCTGGAGAATTTCTCTATATGAAAGGTCGTGTCCAACAGCGCTTCCACTCCTCCGACCAGTGGGAGTTTAAACCAAACAGCATCCAGTTACTACATGATGTAAGAAACAGGGTATGTAAAAGTATGCAAATAAGCATACCGTTATCTGAAATGGGCCAAGAATTGATAGCATCTATAGAAAATATGCTTACGGAAAACCCTGGTTCATGCGAATTGAAATTCCTTTTTAAAGATGAACAAGAGCAAGTTAACGTAGAGATGGTCAGCCGAAAGTACAAAGTGGAGCCAAACAATACACTATTGGATCAGTTAAATCAATTGAAAGGAATCAGCTACAAATTTAGCAGTTAA
- a CDS encoding diacylglycerol kinase family lipid kinase — translation MMKTKEDIVFILNPISGSGKASACAKYISRLVDKQVYNPKVVYTTGPGNAKELACEAVEEGVKKIVAVGGDGTINEIGHALIGTDAALGIVPSGSGNGLARHLNIPMNPEKAVALINSNRERVIDTCSVNDRPFFCTSGVGFDAHIGHLFSGLKSRGFQGYVSTALKEFFSYVPHAYSIEIEGKTYNVPAFLITFANSAQYGNNAYISPEADICDGLIDVCILSPFPKRDIFNIGYRLFNRSMNRCKHLKIIRTNKIVLKRKTEGMVHLDGEPLLMGEELNVTVHPSSLKVLIGNV, via the coding sequence ATGATGAAGACCAAAGAAGATATCGTATTTATATTAAACCCAATCTCTGGTTCCGGTAAAGCTTCGGCATGTGCTAAATATATAAGTCGTTTGGTTGATAAACAGGTTTATAATCCCAAGGTGGTATATACTACAGGGCCTGGCAATGCTAAGGAGTTGGCATGCGAGGCAGTGGAGGAGGGGGTTAAGAAGATTGTTGCAGTAGGTGGCGATGGTACTATAAATGAAATTGGTCATGCTTTAATTGGAACAGATGCTGCTTTGGGTATCGTGCCTTCGGGGTCTGGAAATGGACTTGCGCGGCATTTAAACATCCCTATGAACCCTGAAAAAGCCGTAGCTTTGATCAATTCAAACCGAGAAAGGGTTATTGACACCTGTTCGGTAAATGACCGCCCATTTTTTTGTACTTCAGGGGTAGGGTTTGATGCTCATATAGGCCATTTGTTTTCGGGGCTCAAAAGCCGGGGCTTTCAAGGGTATGTCTCTACAGCCTTGAAAGAGTTTTTTTCTTATGTCCCACATGCTTATTCTATAGAAATTGAAGGCAAGACTTATAATGTGCCTGCTTTTCTAATCACTTTTGCCAATTCCGCACAGTATGGAAACAATGCCTACATTTCACCCGAGGCCGATATTTGTGATGGACTGATTGATGTCTGCATTTTATCGCCTTTCCCTAAAAGAGATATTTTTAATATTGGTTATAGGCTTTTTAACCGTTCAATGAACAGATGCAAACACCTCAAAATCATCCGCACCAATAAAATCGTGCTCAAGCGTAAAACCGAGGGTATGGTGCATCTTGACGGTGAACCGCTCTTGATGGGTGAAGAGTTAAATGTAACAGTACATCCCAGCTCTCTTAAAGTTTTGATAGGGAATGTCTGA